In Mycetocola zhujimingii, one DNA window encodes the following:
- a CDS encoding MMPL family transporter, whose protein sequence is MSSLLYSLGRWAFRARGIVVGAWILILALVGGGALLFNQGLDNSISIPGTESQEALDSLSTTFPQVSGASAQLAVVAPEGDKVTDEEIEKVITEGVDALSEIEGIESVVSPFDENITGAVSDDERAALISIQLDGPQYEVTEATKDAMIAEADAIADALPEGSESALGGQLFSASFPVLTATELIGVGVALVVLLLTLGSFLAAGMPLITALLGVGISVALIFVATAFGSITSTTPMLALMLGLAVGIDYALFIISRYQEQLRDGLETEESAARSVATAGSAVIFAGLTVIIALVGLGVAGIPFLTIMGVSAAAGVAIAVLISITLIPAFLGFAGERLRPKPAKASRKARRAHAAAHAEGGAAHAEGRTGATDGAAGELEPQASAHRPNRFFSGWVKTATRFPIVTVLAVVAVLGLLSAPALGLRLALPDAGGLPEGDPARVTYDIVSDNFGEGFNGPLIVTGSIVTSTDPLGLMDDLKSEIEKLDGVEAVPLATPNETADTGIVQVIPTGGPDSPETKALVAEIREMHDYFLDEYDVDLSVTGFTAVGIDVSDKLGGALLPFGAIVVGLSLILLTMVFRSIWVPIKATLGYLLSVCASFGVVALVFEYGWFAEALHIQPGSPVISFMPIILMGVLFGLAMDYEVFLVARMREDYVHSGKARESVTTGFIGSAKVVTAAAIIMFAVFAAFVPEGDTNIKPIALGLAVGVFVDAFIVRMTLVPAVLALLGEKAWWIPKWLDRALPSFDVEGEGVAKEIELRTWPSPESTDVATAEGLSLDADKTTLFENVSFSLPQDGTLVVSSSRDASVTALLLTLSGRMTADSGILKVAGYVAGVRGASIRSRVAFVSLGDATDPVRDLTDALGENPRLVVIDGIDQVTDAVARRNIYDALVSAQGAATRSETTLAVAVGTAFPEALADAVPGVGTAVRVDLTHSELTHEAEVSA, encoded by the coding sequence GTGTCCTCACTGCTCTACTCACTCGGCCGCTGGGCGTTCCGCGCGCGCGGCATCGTCGTCGGTGCCTGGATCCTCATCCTTGCCCTCGTCGGCGGTGGCGCCCTCCTGTTCAACCAGGGACTCGACAACTCGATCTCCATCCCCGGCACCGAGTCACAGGAAGCACTCGACTCGCTGTCGACGACCTTCCCGCAGGTGAGTGGTGCATCGGCCCAGCTCGCGGTCGTGGCACCAGAGGGCGACAAGGTCACCGACGAGGAGATCGAGAAGGTCATTACCGAGGGGGTCGACGCCCTCAGCGAGATCGAGGGCATCGAGAGCGTCGTGTCTCCCTTCGATGAGAACATCACCGGCGCCGTCAGCGACGACGAGCGCGCGGCTCTCATCAGCATCCAGCTCGACGGCCCGCAGTACGAGGTCACCGAGGCGACCAAGGATGCCATGATCGCAGAAGCGGATGCCATCGCTGACGCACTCCCGGAAGGCTCCGAATCCGCGCTCGGCGGCCAGCTGTTCAGCGCGAGCTTCCCCGTCCTCACGGCGACCGAGCTCATCGGTGTCGGCGTTGCGCTGGTGGTTCTCCTCCTCACGCTCGGCTCGTTCCTCGCGGCGGGCATGCCCCTGATCACGGCGCTTCTCGGTGTCGGCATCTCTGTTGCGCTCATCTTTGTGGCAACGGCGTTCGGCTCGATCACGTCAACGACGCCGATGCTCGCCCTCATGCTCGGACTGGCGGTCGGCATCGACTACGCCCTGTTCATCATCTCGAGATACCAGGAGCAACTCAGGGACGGTCTGGAGACCGAGGAGTCTGCCGCACGAAGCGTCGCGACGGCGGGAAGCGCCGTCATCTTCGCGGGCCTCACGGTCATCATCGCGCTTGTCGGACTCGGCGTTGCCGGCATCCCCTTCCTCACGATCATGGGTGTTTCAGCGGCGGCCGGAGTCGCCATCGCCGTGCTCATCTCGATCACGCTCATCCCCGCGTTCCTCGGCTTCGCCGGCGAGCGACTGCGTCCAAAGCCCGCCAAGGCGTCGCGCAAGGCGCGCCGCGCGCACGCTGCCGCCCACGCTGAGGGCGGGGCTGCCCACGCAGAGGGTCGTACCGGTGCAACCGATGGGGCCGCGGGCGAACTGGAGCCGCAGGCATCCGCTCACCGTCCCAACCGATTCTTCTCGGGCTGGGTGAAGACCGCGACGCGATTCCCGATTGTCACGGTCCTCGCCGTTGTCGCCGTCCTCGGCCTGCTCTCGGCGCCGGCACTTGGCCTGCGCCTCGCGCTGCCGGATGCCGGTGGCCTGCCAGAGGGCGACCCGGCTCGCGTGACCTACGACATCGTCTCCGACAACTTTGGTGAGGGCTTCAACGGCCCGCTCATCGTCACGGGCAGCATCGTCACGTCGACTGACCCGCTCGGCCTCATGGACGACCTCAAGAGCGAGATCGAAAAGCTCGACGGCGTCGAAGCTGTTCCTCTGGCGACACCGAACGAGACGGCTGACACCGGCATCGTCCAGGTGATCCCGACCGGCGGCCCTGACTCCCCGGAGACCAAGGCTCTCGTCGCCGAGATCCGTGAGATGCACGACTACTTCCTCGATGAGTATGACGTCGACCTCTCGGTCACGGGCTTCACCGCCGTCGGTATCGACGTGTCGGACAAGCTCGGTGGAGCGCTGCTGCCGTTCGGTGCGATCGTCGTCGGCCTCTCCCTCATCCTGCTCACCATGGTGTTCCGCTCGATCTGGGTACCGATCAAGGCGACCCTCGGCTACTTGCTCAGCGTCTGCGCCTCGTTCGGTGTCGTCGCCCTGGTATTCGAGTACGGATGGTTCGCCGAGGCTCTCCACATCCAGCCGGGCAGCCCCGTGATCAGCTTCATGCCGATCATCCTGATGGGTGTGCTGTTCGGTCTCGCCATGGACTACGAGGTCTTCCTCGTCGCCCGCATGCGCGAGGACTACGTCCACTCGGGCAAGGCACGCGAGTCGGTCACGACCGGGTTCATCGGCTCAGCAAAGGTGGTCACTGCGGCCGCGATCATCATGTTCGCCGTGTTCGCTGCCTTCGTGCCTGAGGGTGACACCAACATCAAGCCCATCGCGCTCGGCCTCGCCGTCGGCGTGTTCGTCGACGCGTTCATCGTGCGGATGACCCTCGTCCCCGCCGTACTCGCCCTGCTCGGCGAGAAGGCGTGGTGGATCCCGAAGTGGCTCGACCGTGCGCTGCCGTCGTTCGACGTCGAGGGCGAGGGTGTCGCCAAGGAGATCGAGCTGCGCACCTGGCCGAGCCCGGAGTCGACGGATGTCGCAACGGCTGAGGGCCTGTCCCTCGACGCCGACAAGACCACCCTGTTCGAGAACGTCTCGTTCTCGCTGCCGCAGGACGGCACGCTCGTGGTCTCCTCCAGTCGCGACGCGAGCGTCACCGCGCTGCTGCTGACCCTGTCGGGTCGCATGACGGCGGACTCAGGCATTCTCAAGGTCGCCGGCTACGTAGCCGGCGTTCGTGGGGCATCCATTCGGTCGCGCGTCGCATTCGTTTCGCTCGGTGATGCAACCGACCCGGTCCGCGACCTCACCGATGCGCTCGGGGAGAACCCGCGCCTCGTGGTGATCGACGGCATTGACCAGGTGACGGATGCCGTTGCGCGCCGCAACATCTACGACGCTCTCGTCTCAGCACAGGGTGCGGCCACGAGGAGCGAAACCACTCTCGCGGTTGCCGTCGGCACCGCATTCCCCGAAGCGCTGGCAGACGCCGTTCCTGGCGTCGGAACAGCCGTTCGGGTCGACTTGACACACTCAGAACTCACGCACGAAGCAGAGGTATCCGCATGA
- a CDS encoding YhgE/Pip domain-containing protein has product MSTPLARFTASRATGRITWRSVLGILLVPLVVAGVLVWAFWNPQERLDTVTAAIVNLDEPVELDGQTVPLGRQLAAGLVGGGSSDSSASAAGADLEDTNYDWVLTDEKDAEDGLNSGRFTAVVTIPENFSAAATSFSGDAAEAEKATIDVETSDKSRLVDDAISSVITTTAASVVGNELTTSYLENIYIGFNTLGDQLGTAADGARELATGATSLADGAAQLAAGTTEFSGGVSSLSTGINEYTDGVSQLSSGLATLQQQTSALPGATSQLATGASGVADGIDALVAGMGQQGQALAALSSQCASAALPMPDGSENPFCTNLAALAAGSTDPAAAAQTAQLQSGARQVADGATQLSSNMPALVSGIDTIASGASELAAGGTTLNAGALELATGAADLATGATGVSDGTAGLAGGVDSLASGLGEATEAIPSYTETERETLADVVATPIVAEGESGGISFGASGVPFFAALALWLGAFASFLVLRAVPQRVLGSTRPSALLAFKAWLPGAIVGAVQGLLVAAILQPLMELDAAGWFGFAAIAALAGIAFASTNQALNAVLGGAGRFVSMIVALVLIATSIIATAPAALDSAVGFMPLQPALNAFQSIVTGGGGLPAAITGLVLWTLAAFAATTLAVVKSRSVTARQLVPRLA; this is encoded by the coding sequence ATGAGCACCCCACTCGCACGTTTCACGGCCTCACGCGCCACCGGTCGCATCACCTGGCGCTCGGTCCTCGGCATCCTTCTCGTCCCGCTCGTGGTGGCCGGAGTGCTCGTCTGGGCGTTCTGGAACCCGCAGGAGCGACTCGACACCGTGACCGCTGCCATCGTCAACCTCGATGAGCCGGTCGAACTCGACGGCCAGACCGTGCCGCTCGGCCGGCAGCTCGCTGCCGGACTCGTGGGTGGAGGCTCGAGTGACTCCTCGGCAAGTGCCGCCGGTGCTGACCTCGAAGACACCAACTACGACTGGGTTCTCACCGACGAGAAAGATGCCGAGGACGGGCTCAACTCGGGCCGGTTCACGGCTGTTGTGACGATTCCCGAGAACTTCTCCGCGGCGGCCACCTCGTTCTCCGGCGATGCCGCTGAGGCCGAGAAGGCCACCATCGACGTTGAGACGAGCGACAAGAGCCGCCTCGTGGATGACGCCATCAGCTCCGTCATCACGACCACGGCCGCGAGCGTCGTGGGAAACGAGCTGACGACCAGCTACCTCGAGAACATCTACATCGGTTTCAACACGCTCGGCGACCAGCTGGGGACGGCTGCCGATGGCGCGAGGGAACTGGCTACCGGCGCAACCTCGCTCGCCGATGGTGCGGCACAGCTCGCGGCGGGAACCACCGAGTTCTCCGGCGGAGTGTCGAGCCTGTCCACGGGAATCAACGAGTACACCGACGGTGTGTCGCAACTCTCGAGCGGGCTCGCAACGCTGCAGCAGCAGACCAGCGCGCTTCCTGGCGCGACGAGCCAGCTCGCCACCGGTGCAAGCGGAGTCGCTGACGGCATCGACGCACTCGTCGCCGGCATGGGCCAGCAGGGACAAGCGCTAGCTGCGCTCTCCAGCCAGTGCGCGTCAGCGGCCCTTCCAATGCCAGACGGTTCGGAAAATCCTTTCTGCACCAACCTCGCCGCCCTCGCGGCTGGCTCAACGGACCCGGCCGCCGCTGCACAGACGGCGCAGCTCCAGTCCGGCGCTCGTCAGGTCGCGGATGGCGCCACCCAGCTCTCCAGCAACATGCCAGCCCTCGTCTCCGGAATCGACACGATCGCATCCGGCGCGAGCGAACTCGCCGCGGGTGGAACCACCCTCAACGCCGGCGCACTCGAACTCGCTACCGGTGCAGCAGACCTCGCGACCGGTGCCACCGGAGTATCCGACGGCACTGCCGGCCTGGCCGGCGGTGTCGACTCCCTGGCGTCAGGGCTGGGAGAGGCGACCGAGGCCATCCCGAGCTACACCGAGACTGAGCGCGAGACGCTTGCCGATGTCGTCGCGACGCCGATCGTCGCTGAGGGCGAAAGCGGCGGCATCTCCTTCGGCGCGAGCGGTGTTCCGTTCTTCGCTGCTCTCGCCCTGTGGCTCGGCGCGTTCGCGAGCTTCCTGGTGCTCCGTGCTGTGCCGCAGCGCGTACTCGGTTCGACCCGCCCGTCGGCACTCCTCGCGTTCAAGGCGTGGCTGCCGGGAGCGATCGTCGGTGCTGTGCAGGGTCTGCTCGTTGCTGCGATCCTCCAGCCCCTGATGGAGCTCGATGCCGCCGGCTGGTTCGGTTTCGCCGCCATCGCCGCCCTGGCCGGTATCGCGTTCGCGTCGACGAACCAGGCCCTCAACGCCGTACTCGGCGGAGCCGGACGGTTTGTCTCGATGATCGTCGCGCTCGTCCTAATCGCCACGAGTATCATCGCGACGGCACCGGCAGCGCTCGATTCGGCGGTCGGCTTCATGCCGCTGCAGCCTGCGCTGAACGCGTTCCAGTCCATCGTGACGGGTGGCGGTGGCCTCCCGGCCGCGATCACCGGTCTCGTCCTGTGGACGCTTGCCGCCTTCGCAGCCACCACCCTGGCCGTGGTCAAGTCGCGGTCGGTAACCGCGAGGCAACTGGTGCCGCGCCTGGCCTAG
- a CDS encoding DUF4440 domain-containing protein has product MDTYSAIRDAELALLSPAVRGDADRLRALLHPEFVEIGRSGRRWTREEILGALVNEESSETPPVDDWQFTDLADGLTLVTYLIRGDERDSRHSSLWDTSTGAPVMRFHQGTVVAGR; this is encoded by the coding sequence GTGGATACCTACTCAGCGATTCGTGACGCCGAACTCGCTCTTCTGTCACCCGCGGTGCGCGGCGACGCCGATCGGCTGCGCGCTCTGCTGCATCCGGAGTTCGTCGAGATCGGCCGCTCGGGTCGGCGGTGGACCCGCGAAGAGATCCTCGGCGCGCTCGTGAACGAGGAATCGAGCGAGACCCCGCCCGTCGACGACTGGCAGTTCACCGACCTGGCCGACGGGCTCACTCTCGTCACCTATCTCATTCGGGGAGACGAGCGCGACAGTCGCCACTCGTCACTGTGGGATACCTCGACCGGCGCACCGGTGATGCGGTTTCACCAGGGGACCGTCGTCGCGGGCCGGTAA
- a CDS encoding SDR family NAD(P)-dependent oxidoreductase, with translation MTWNPADLPDSTRTVVAVSGANAGIGFWTAYQLAGAGASVLLLTRNAERADAAVRAIRAHVPAADLTVVPLDVADLSSVRDAGARLAELPRLDVLVNNAGVIHAPRHREQTVDGLELVTGTNFFGSFALTAAAMPALERTAGSRVVSLGSLATLLVRLDTDDLQLERRYSAWAAYATSKIMLTSFAFELDRRLRARGSTTRSLVAHPGYSISGRTRTVPGVNEPSRFDRFVDTLQTPFTQSKEAGAWPIVRAAIDPDAVGGSFYAPRFLVRGEPVVARPAKVTTNPRIASAIWAEAEVATGMPLL, from the coding sequence ATGACCTGGAACCCCGCCGACCTGCCGGATTCAACGCGCACGGTCGTCGCCGTCAGTGGTGCGAACGCGGGGATCGGGTTCTGGACGGCATACCAACTTGCCGGAGCAGGGGCATCCGTTCTTCTTCTCACCCGAAACGCCGAGCGAGCGGATGCCGCGGTGCGGGCGATCCGCGCACACGTCCCAGCCGCGGACCTCACGGTTGTGCCCCTCGACGTCGCCGACCTGTCGAGCGTGCGCGATGCCGGCGCCCGGCTCGCGGAGTTGCCGCGGCTCGATGTGCTCGTGAACAACGCGGGGGTCATCCATGCCCCGCGGCACCGCGAGCAGACCGTGGACGGCCTCGAACTCGTGACGGGGACGAACTTCTTCGGTTCGTTTGCGCTGACGGCGGCGGCCATGCCCGCCCTCGAACGGACAGCGGGCTCGCGCGTGGTCTCGCTCGGCAGCCTCGCGACCCTGCTCGTTCGGCTCGACACTGACGACCTGCAGCTCGAGCGGCGCTATTCGGCCTGGGCCGCGTACGCCACGTCGAAGATCATGCTCACCTCATTCGCCTTCGAACTCGACCGGCGGCTGAGGGCGCGAGGAAGCACGACTCGCTCGCTCGTCGCTCACCCCGGTTATTCGATCTCGGGTCGGACTCGAACGGTCCCAGGCGTGAACGAGCCGTCGAGGTTCGATCGCTTTGTCGATACGCTGCAGACGCCGTTCACCCAGAGCAAGGAGGCCGGTGCGTGGCCGATCGTTCGGGCTGCGATCGATCCGGATGCCGTTGGCGGTTCGTTCTACGCACCGCGGTTCCTCGTCAGGGGCGAGCCGGTTGTGGCTCGGCCGGCAAAGGTGACGACGAACCCGCGCATCGCCTCCGCCATCTGGGCTGAGGCCGAGGTCGCCACGGGGATGCCGCTGCTGTAG